A portion of the Archocentrus centrarchus isolate MPI-CPG fArcCen1 chromosome 19, fArcCen1, whole genome shotgun sequence genome contains these proteins:
- the plbd1b gene encoding phospholipase B-like 1 isoform X2, whose amino-acid sequence METEGGAYGYFNDTLLLSGWGILEISAGHGGISQEDETTFFLAGYLEGYLTAGQMFSHYSNMYPQLIKDEKVLNPLKSFLSKQDQWAREQVKLRRNSEPLWKHLGLILAQLDGLHAGAAQWAKSKHREPLSAFTVQFLNGVGDLLDLVPALTPRSNSSAGSGSFRMPGMGHCTALIKVLPGFENLLVGHSSWYTYAATMRIYKHWDFKVSDTRVATGRMSFSSYPGFLMSLDDFYLLGSGLVMTQTSIGVFNTSLFSQLSPHSLLAWQRVRLANSLARSGEEWAQVFSKYNSGTYNSQYMVVDLSRISLSKSIMNGALTVVEQIPEKVMHSDQTQALRRGYWPSYNIPFHAEIYNLSGYSVMWKRYGEDFSYDLCPRAKILRRDQAKVSDLSSLKRMMRYNNYKKDPYSKGHPCKTICCRNDLRPRRPRPGGCYDTKVTDYQMALQLVAEAINGPTTQGGLRPFSWQSFNFTIHQGLPHTYSFPFVTMRPMLCKP is encoded by the exons ATGGAGACAGAGGGGGGAGCCTACGGGTACTTCAATGACACTCTGCTCCTCTCAGGATGGGGCATCCTGGAGATCAGTGCTGGACATGGAGGAATCTCTCAGGAAGATGAGACCACCTTCTTCCTGGCTGGCTACCTGGAAGGTTACCTCACTGCTGG ACAGATGTTCAGTCATTACTCCAACATGTACCCTCAGCTTATCAAGGATGAAAAGGTCCTGAATCCCTTGAAAAGTTTTTTGAG CAAACAAGACCAGTGGGCCAGAGAGCAGGTGAAGCTTAGGAGAAACAGCGAGCCCTTGTGGAAGCATCTGGGACTGATCCTGGCTCAGCTGGATGGACTCCATGCAGGAGCCGCACAGTGGGCcaaaagcaaacacagagag CCTCTATCAGCGTTCACGGTCCAGTTCCTAAATGGTGTTGGTGACCTCTTGGATCTTGTCCCAGCTCTGACACCTCGCTCCAACTCCTCCGCGGGGTCCGGCTCGTTCAGGATGCCTGGGATGGGCCACTGCACAGCTCTCATAAAG GTTCTGCCAGGCTTTGAGAACCTGCTAGTTGGCCACTCCAGCTGGTATACTTATGCAGCCACCATGCGTATCTATAAACACTGGGACTTCAAGGTGTCCGACACGCGCGTCGCCACTGGAAGGATGTCGTTCAGCAGCTACCCCG GCTTCCTGATGTCTCTGGATGACTTCTACCTACTCGGGAGCGGCCTGGTGATGACTCAGACCTCCATCGGCGTCTTCAACACCTCTCTGTTCTCTCAGCTCAGCCCTCACAGCCTGCTGGCCTGGCAGAGGGTCCGACTGGCTAACAGTCTGGCACGCAGCGGAGAGGAGTGGGCACAGGTTTTCTCCAAATACAACTCAG GCACATATAACAGCCAGTACATGGTGGTGGACCTGAGCAGGATTTCTCTAAGTAAAAGCATCATGAATGGAGCTCTGACTGTTGTAGAGCAGATTCCCGAGAAAGTCATGCACTCCGATCAGACTCAAGCATTACGCAGAG GTTATTGGCCGTCATACAATATACCATTTCATGCTGAAATCTACAACCTGAGTGGCTACAGTGTGATGTGGAAGAGATACGGAGAGGACTTCTCCTATGATCTCTGTCCCCGAGCTAAAATCCTCCGCAGGGACCAGGCCAAGGTGTCTGACCTCAGCTCCCTCAAACGCATGATGAGATACAACA ACTACAAGAAAGATCCTTACTCAAAGGGTCACCCCTGTAAAACCATCTGCTGCCGTAACGACCTGAGACCAAGGAGGCCACGACCTGGGGGCTGCTATGATACTAAG GTGACAGACTACCAGATGGCTCTCCAGCTGGTCGCCGAGGCAATAAATGGCCCCACAACGCAGGGGGGTCTGCGTCCATTCTCATGGCAGTCCTTTAACTTTACAATTCATCAGGGACTCCCCCACACCTACAGCTTTCCCTTTGTCACCATGAGGCCCATGCTGTGCAAGCCCTAA
- the plbd1b gene encoding phospholipase B-like 1 isoform X1, with protein MDQRRMALCVLLSTLAVTAKSATAKVQTYHLQEATVHWDAAQKSVILKEGLMETEGGAYGYFNDTLLLSGWGILEISAGHGGISQEDETTFFLAGYLEGYLTAGQMFSHYSNMYPQLIKDEKVLNPLKSFLSKQDQWAREQVKLRRNSEPLWKHLGLILAQLDGLHAGAAQWAKSKHREPLSAFTVQFLNGVGDLLDLVPALTPRSNSSAGSGSFRMPGMGHCTALIKVLPGFENLLVGHSSWYTYAATMRIYKHWDFKVSDTRVATGRMSFSSYPGFLMSLDDFYLLGSGLVMTQTSIGVFNTSLFSQLSPHSLLAWQRVRLANSLARSGEEWAQVFSKYNSGTYNSQYMVVDLSRISLSKSIMNGALTVVEQIPEKVMHSDQTQALRRGYWPSYNIPFHAEIYNLSGYSVMWKRYGEDFSYDLCPRAKILRRDQAKVSDLSSLKRMMRYNNYKKDPYSKGHPCKTICCRNDLRPRRPRPGGCYDTKVTDYQMALQLVAEAINGPTTQGGLRPFSWQSFNFTIHQGLPHTYSFPFVTMRPMLCKP; from the exons ATGGACCAGCGGAGAATGGCACTCTGCGTACTGCTGAGCACTTTAGCTGTAACAGCGAAATCCGCGACCGCTAAGGTGCAAACTTACC ATCTCCAAGAGGCCACCGTGCACTGGGATGCTGCCCAGAAAAGTGTGATCCTGAAGGAGGGGTTGATGGAGACAGAGGGGGGAGCCTACGGGTACTTCAATGACACTCTGCTCCTCTCAGGATGGGGCATCCTGGAGATCAGTGCTGGACATGGAGGAATCTCTCAGGAAGATGAGACCACCTTCTTCCTGGCTGGCTACCTGGAAGGTTACCTCACTGCTGG ACAGATGTTCAGTCATTACTCCAACATGTACCCTCAGCTTATCAAGGATGAAAAGGTCCTGAATCCCTTGAAAAGTTTTTTGAG CAAACAAGACCAGTGGGCCAGAGAGCAGGTGAAGCTTAGGAGAAACAGCGAGCCCTTGTGGAAGCATCTGGGACTGATCCTGGCTCAGCTGGATGGACTCCATGCAGGAGCCGCACAGTGGGCcaaaagcaaacacagagag CCTCTATCAGCGTTCACGGTCCAGTTCCTAAATGGTGTTGGTGACCTCTTGGATCTTGTCCCAGCTCTGACACCTCGCTCCAACTCCTCCGCGGGGTCCGGCTCGTTCAGGATGCCTGGGATGGGCCACTGCACAGCTCTCATAAAG GTTCTGCCAGGCTTTGAGAACCTGCTAGTTGGCCACTCCAGCTGGTATACTTATGCAGCCACCATGCGTATCTATAAACACTGGGACTTCAAGGTGTCCGACACGCGCGTCGCCACTGGAAGGATGTCGTTCAGCAGCTACCCCG GCTTCCTGATGTCTCTGGATGACTTCTACCTACTCGGGAGCGGCCTGGTGATGACTCAGACCTCCATCGGCGTCTTCAACACCTCTCTGTTCTCTCAGCTCAGCCCTCACAGCCTGCTGGCCTGGCAGAGGGTCCGACTGGCTAACAGTCTGGCACGCAGCGGAGAGGAGTGGGCACAGGTTTTCTCCAAATACAACTCAG GCACATATAACAGCCAGTACATGGTGGTGGACCTGAGCAGGATTTCTCTAAGTAAAAGCATCATGAATGGAGCTCTGACTGTTGTAGAGCAGATTCCCGAGAAAGTCATGCACTCCGATCAGACTCAAGCATTACGCAGAG GTTATTGGCCGTCATACAATATACCATTTCATGCTGAAATCTACAACCTGAGTGGCTACAGTGTGATGTGGAAGAGATACGGAGAGGACTTCTCCTATGATCTCTGTCCCCGAGCTAAAATCCTCCGCAGGGACCAGGCCAAGGTGTCTGACCTCAGCTCCCTCAAACGCATGATGAGATACAACA ACTACAAGAAAGATCCTTACTCAAAGGGTCACCCCTGTAAAACCATCTGCTGCCGTAACGACCTGAGACCAAGGAGGCCACGACCTGGGGGCTGCTATGATACTAAG GTGACAGACTACCAGATGGCTCTCCAGCTGGTCGCCGAGGCAATAAATGGCCCCACAACGCAGGGGGGTCTGCGTCCATTCTCATGGCAGTCCTTTAACTTTACAATTCATCAGGGACTCCCCCACACCTACAGCTTTCCCTTTGTCACCATGAGGCCCATGCTGTGCAAGCCCTAA
- the cby1 gene encoding protein chibby homolog 1 isoform X1, translating to MEDLKRSLRMPLFGNLFSPKKTPPRKSASLSSLHTLDRSTREIELGLEYGLPAMNIGDQVLKFEEGQWITESGGNASSREVQRLKKKNVQLEEENNLLKLKIELLLDMLTETTVEYHLMEKEVEERKIQHRRKK from the exons ATGGAG GACCTCAAAAGATCACTGAGGATGCCTCTGTTTGGAAACTTATTCAGTCCGAAAAAAACTCCTCCACGCAAATCCGCCTCCTTGTCCAGCCTTCACACG TTGGATCGCTCAACCAGAGAAATAGAGCTGGGCCTTGAGTATGGACTCCCTGCGATGAACATTGGAGATCAGGTCTTGAAATTTGAAGAGGGACAGTGGATCACAG AATCTGGTGGAAATGCATCTAGTAGGGAAGTGCAGcggcttaagaaaaaaaacgtccagctggaggaggagaatAACCTACTAAAACTAAAGATTGAACTTCTCCTGGATATG CTGACAGAGACTACCGTAGAGTATCACTTGATGGAGAAAGaagtggaagaaagaaagattcAACATCGAAGGAAAAAATGA
- the cby1 gene encoding protein chibby homolog 1 isoform X2 has translation MPLFGNLFSPKKTPPRKSASLSSLHTLDRSTREIELGLEYGLPAMNIGDQVLKFEEGQWITESGGNASSREVQRLKKKNVQLEEENNLLKLKIELLLDMLTETTVEYHLMEKEVEERKIQHRRKK, from the exons ATGCCTCTGTTTGGAAACTTATTCAGTCCGAAAAAAACTCCTCCACGCAAATCCGCCTCCTTGTCCAGCCTTCACACG TTGGATCGCTCAACCAGAGAAATAGAGCTGGGCCTTGAGTATGGACTCCCTGCGATGAACATTGGAGATCAGGTCTTGAAATTTGAAGAGGGACAGTGGATCACAG AATCTGGTGGAAATGCATCTAGTAGGGAAGTGCAGcggcttaagaaaaaaaacgtccagctggaggaggagaatAACCTACTAAAACTAAAGATTGAACTTCTCCTGGATATG CTGACAGAGACTACCGTAGAGTATCACTTGATGGAGAAAGaagtggaagaaagaaagattcAACATCGAAGGAAAAAATGA
- the pdap1a gene encoding pdgfa associated protein 1a, producing the protein MPRGGKKGHKGRGKQFSNPEEIDRQMRAQREMEENGGAEKGSSSESEEESSSDDESEVRKRSGVEGLIEIENPNRVSQKNKKVAEVDVSAPRELSRREREEIEKQKSKERYMKLHLEGKTEQARADLARLAIIKKQREEAAKKRDELRKEKEAEEAKAKR; encoded by the exons ATGCCTCGTGGTG GGAAAAAAGGCCACAAGGGCCGAGGGAAGCAGTTCAGCAACCCCGAGGAGATCGATCGGCAGATGAGAGCCCAGAGAGAGATG gaagaaaatggTGGTGCAGAGAAAGGGAGCTCTTCAGAGTCtgaggaggagagcagcagtGACGACGAGTCTGAG GTTAGAAAGAGGAGTGGTGTGGAGGGGCTGATTGAGATTGAGAATCCCAATCGTGTGTCTCAGAAGAACAAAAAGGTAGCTGAAGTAGACGTCAGCGCTCCCAGAGAGCTTTCTCGCAGGGAGAG AGAAGAGATAGAAAAGCAGAAATCAAAAGAGCGCTACATGAAACTTCATCTTGAGGGTAAGACTGAGCAGGCCAGGGCTGACCTGGCCAGACTGGCCATCATCAAGAAACAGAGGGAGGAGGCTGCCAAGAAGAGAGACGAACTCAGGAAAG AAAAAGAAGCCGAAGAAGCCAAAGCAAAGCGCTAG